AGATCGTTTTCCAGCTTTCTTCGGCTTTTTTCATACTCGGAAATTGATCCGTTGTGTACGAATAAGTAATTTTCGAGCGTCAATGGCTGAACGGACGACAACTCGTTCGGGAAAGGCGGTGTTGCGTTTCTCACGGCGGCGAATATAACGTCGGACGTAGTTGCCCTGGCTATGGTCGGAAAATTGTAATCAGCCCAGAGCGGTAACAAAGTGGCGTACTTAGCCGGTTGTGGCTCGACCTCTCTGTTGTACCAACCGCACCCGAACCCGTCGAGATTAACGTTGCCGGCAATGAGTTCCTTCGGGGCATAGCTCTGGACTTCGAGGTTATGCGGAAAATTGTAAACGATATTTTCAATCTTCGTTCCTTCGCCGATATACGCCGCTATCCTGCACACTTTTTGTTAATCCGCCTCCATAGCACATCTGAAACCGGCGAATATCTGTCTGCGTTGAGGGTAATCCCAATTCCTGAACGTCGAT
This sequence is a window from Candidatus Neomarinimicrobiota bacterium. Protein-coding genes within it:
- a CDS encoding class II glutamine amidotransferase, with product MCRIAAYIGEGTKIENIVYNFPHNLEVQSYAPKELIAGNVNLDGFGCGWYNREVEPQPAKYATLLPLWADYNFPTIARATTSDVIFAAVRNATPPFPNELSSVQPLTLENYLFVHNGSISEYEKSRRKLENDLPDKYFNMIGNRSDSALLFAAFMWQLSELKGEGRSISTALRNTLDWLGTHLSESDRSANLNIGISDGVEAVFIRHEIGGECNSLYYNNSHKTLGGGTLVASEALDEDAGWTVVPENTMLQIKLGEKPKLSNLK